Proteins encoded together in one Synechococcus sp. A15-62 window:
- a CDS encoding single-stranded DNA-binding protein encodes MNHCVLEVEVIDAPTVRYTQDNQTPIAEMAVRFDPLREGDPPGELKVVGWGNLAQELQNRVQTGQRLLIEGRLRMNTMPRGDGMKEKRAEFTLARLHPIGAAATGAAPSGTPSAAAPSRQAPAAAPTKVAKEPEPASWNAAPLVPDTDDIPF; translated from the coding sequence ATGAACCATTGCGTGCTCGAAGTGGAGGTGATCGACGCACCGACGGTTCGATACACCCAGGACAACCAGACTCCCATTGCGGAGATGGCCGTGCGCTTTGACCCCCTTCGGGAGGGTGATCCGCCAGGTGAATTGAAAGTGGTGGGCTGGGGCAACCTTGCCCAGGAGCTGCAGAACCGTGTGCAAACCGGGCAGCGGCTGCTGATCGAAGGCCGGCTGCGGATGAACACCATGCCCCGAGGCGATGGCATGAAGGAAAAAAGGGCTGAATTCACCCTGGCTCGGCTCCATCCGATCGGCGCGGCAGCCACGGGTGCAGCTCCTTCCGGCACCCCCTCAGCCGCAGCCCCCAGCCGCCAGGCCCCTGCGGCTGCGCCGACCAAAGTGGCGAAAGAGCCTGAACCGGCCAGCTGGAATGCTGCGCCCCTCGTGCCCGACACCGACGACATCCCCTTCTGA
- the argB gene encoding acetylglutamate kinase: MAQSTQHNNDALRVSVLSEALPYIQRFAGRRIVIKYGGAAMAHAELRAAVFRDLALLACVGVQPVVVHGGGPEINQWLQRLEIPAEFRDGLRVTDADTMDVVEMVLVGRVNKQIVNGLNQLGTRAVGLSGSDGSLVEARPWGNGSHGLVGDVARVNPDVLEPLLEKGYVPVISSVAATPDDGRAHNINADTVAGELAAALEAEKLILLTDTPGILEDRDDPDSLIRKLRLSEARQLIEDGVVAGGMTPKTECCIRALAQGVSAAHIIDGRVPHALLLEVFTDAGIGTMVVGRG, translated from the coding sequence ATGGCCCAATCCACCCAGCACAACAATGACGCCCTCAGGGTGTCGGTGCTCAGCGAAGCTCTCCCCTACATCCAGCGCTTCGCCGGTCGGCGCATCGTGATCAAGTACGGCGGGGCCGCCATGGCCCATGCCGAGCTGCGGGCTGCCGTCTTTCGCGACCTGGCTCTGCTCGCCTGCGTCGGCGTCCAACCCGTGGTGGTTCATGGCGGCGGGCCCGAAATCAACCAGTGGCTTCAACGTCTGGAAATTCCCGCCGAATTCCGCGACGGACTGCGGGTCACCGACGCCGACACCATGGACGTGGTGGAGATGGTGCTGGTGGGCCGCGTCAACAAGCAGATCGTGAATGGCCTCAATCAGCTCGGCACCCGTGCGGTTGGTTTGAGCGGAAGTGACGGCAGTCTTGTGGAGGCACGCCCCTGGGGGAATGGCAGCCATGGGCTGGTGGGGGATGTTGCCCGCGTCAATCCCGATGTGCTCGAACCGCTGCTGGAGAAGGGGTATGTGCCCGTCATTTCCAGCGTTGCCGCAACCCCCGATGACGGGCGAGCCCACAACATCAATGCCGACACGGTGGCGGGAGAGCTGGCGGCGGCCCTGGAAGCCGAAAAACTGATCCTGCTGACCGACACCCCCGGCATCCTTGAGGACCGGGACGATCCCGACTCGCTGATCCGCAAACTGCGCCTTTCAGAGGCGAGACAGCTGATCGAGGATGGCGTGGTCGCAGGGGGCATGACGCCCAAAACGGAATGTTGCATCCGCGCCCTGGCCCAGGGCGTGTCAGCCGCCCACATCATTGATGGCCGGGTTCCCCATGCCCTCTTGCTGGAGGTCTTCACCGACGCCGGCATCGGCACCATGGTGGTGGGACGCGGCTAG
- a CDS encoding DUF3153 domain-containing protein: MSEQDAALDLSEAEAALERGDYGQGLELLLPLAEQHPLNSPEGPGLRLLMITAWMGQGQNDKAIATCRLLSRCRDPKLRQQAKQMLGVLEAPSLDRPERWSMRMPQLELDGSGSGQTSTMRRRRSRRPEPPPPPPTGPTRSPAAGFAVLVMAVLLGITLLLSGCVRIEADLDLRGPDRLALTWDVRSTQQRPLPWQEQFERDLQREVPGLKIEQKGPGRQQISSRVASSHELAQQMAAVVAVAGRAAGVSLPAPTLKLEERNWLLGVQQHMQLMVDLSDLPEIPGLDVHLSLNHGQVERTALTGTTTEISWQGWRWNSLGLGGVVILMLLISSMVLQVVRRKLGFGFPELPS, from the coding sequence GTGAGCGAGCAGGACGCAGCACTGGACCTCTCTGAAGCGGAGGCAGCCCTGGAGCGCGGGGACTACGGCCAGGGCCTGGAGCTGCTTCTCCCCCTGGCGGAGCAACACCCGCTCAACAGCCCGGAGGGGCCGGGCCTTCGGCTCCTGATGATCACCGCCTGGATGGGTCAGGGTCAGAACGACAAAGCCATAGCCACCTGCAGGCTTCTGAGTCGCTGCCGCGATCCCAAGTTGCGCCAGCAAGCCAAACAAATGCTCGGGGTTCTTGAAGCCCCAAGCCTGGATCGTCCGGAACGCTGGTCGATGCGGATGCCGCAACTGGAACTGGATGGCTCCGGCAGCGGGCAGACCTCCACCATGCGGCGGCGGCGTTCGCGGCGCCCCGAACCCCCGCCACCACCACCGACGGGGCCGACGCGTTCACCGGCGGCGGGTTTCGCCGTGCTGGTGATGGCGGTTCTGCTGGGGATCACGCTTTTGCTGAGTGGTTGCGTCCGAATCGAGGCTGATCTCGACCTTCGCGGCCCGGATCGACTGGCCCTCACATGGGACGTTCGGAGCACCCAGCAACGCCCGCTGCCCTGGCAGGAGCAATTCGAGCGAGACCTGCAACGGGAGGTGCCCGGGCTGAAGATCGAACAAAAAGGCCCAGGACGCCAACAGATCAGCAGCCGTGTTGCCTCATCGCACGAGCTGGCGCAACAAATGGCGGCAGTGGTGGCCGTGGCTGGTCGGGCGGCTGGAGTCTCACTCCCGGCACCGACGCTCAAGCTCGAAGAACGCAACTGGCTGCTGGGGGTGCAGCAGCACATGCAGCTGATGGTGGACCTCAGCGATCTGCCCGAGATCCCTGGGCTCGATGTTCATCTGAGCCTCAACCACGGGCAGGTGGAGCGCACGGCTCTTACCGGCACCACCACCGAAATCAGCTGGCAGGGCTGGCGCTGGAATTCGCTTGGCCTAGGGGGCGTGGTGATCCTGATGCTGCTGATCAGCAGCATGGTGCTGCAGGTGGTGCGGCGGAAGCTGGGCTTTGGCTTCCCGGAGCTGCCCTCCTGA
- a CDS encoding adenosine kinase translates to MSSETRFPSDCSLDVVGIGNAIVDVLVQTDDSFIAEQGLQKGGMALIDEQQAEALYKASGTGLETSGGSVANTMVGIAQLGGRAGFIGRVRDDQLGSIFSHDIRAVGARFETPAATSGATTARCLIYVTPDAERTMCTFLGASTQLEPEDLDLSMVKQAKVLYLEGYLWDSPAAKRAFIAAAEACREAGGKVALSLSDGFCVDRHRASFLELVNGHVDVLFANDVEIQSLYETDDFDQALERVRGCCSVIAITRGAQGSVVLSGNQRWDVGIFGLGDLVDTTGAGDLYAGGFLHGFTQGESLERCGELGALCAGQIVTQLGARSQISLKQLAETHLN, encoded by the coding sequence TTCATCGCTGAACAAGGCCTCCAAAAGGGGGGAATGGCGCTGATCGATGAACAACAAGCTGAGGCTCTCTACAAGGCCAGTGGAACGGGCCTCGAGACCTCCGGCGGATCGGTCGCCAACACCATGGTGGGGATCGCCCAGCTCGGCGGACGCGCTGGTTTCATCGGCCGCGTCCGTGATGACCAGCTCGGCAGCATTTTCAGCCACGACATCCGGGCCGTTGGAGCACGCTTTGAGACGCCAGCAGCCACCAGTGGGGCCACAACAGCGCGCTGCCTGATTTACGTCACGCCCGATGCCGAGCGCACCATGTGCACCTTCCTGGGGGCTTCCACCCAACTGGAGCCCGAGGATCTCGACCTCTCCATGGTCAAGCAGGCCAAGGTGCTTTACCTGGAGGGCTACCTCTGGGACAGTCCGGCCGCCAAACGGGCCTTCATCGCCGCCGCAGAAGCCTGCCGTGAAGCAGGCGGCAAGGTGGCTCTTTCCCTCTCCGATGGCTTCTGTGTGGATCGGCACAGAGCGAGTTTTCTTGAACTGGTGAATGGCCACGTCGATGTGCTGTTCGCCAATGACGTTGAAATTCAGTCGCTCTACGAGACCGACGATTTCGACCAGGCCCTCGAGCGGGTGCGCGGCTGCTGCTCAGTGATTGCGATCACCCGTGGTGCCCAGGGGTCCGTCGTGCTGAGTGGAAACCAGCGCTGGGATGTCGGCATCTTCGGTCTGGGAGATCTGGTGGACACCACGGGAGCAGGCGACCTCTATGCCGGGGGATTTCTGCATGGCTTCACCCAGGGCGAATCTCTTGAGCGCTGTGGTGAGCTCGGTGCCCTCTGCGCCGGCCAGATTGTGACCCAACTGGGGGCCCGCTCCCAGATCTCCCTCAAGCAGCTGGCGGAGACGCATCTGAACTGA
- a CDS encoding DUF2854 domain-containing protein, with product MKDFFSPGSLVTIAGGVLTVVGATAYATGSANLSLPTIFYGIPILLGGLALKSSELPPAIRVTPIKTFQKEREAAAPELGKLLGDVTRWRYGQKAHLESSLEALKLWDEDTPPQLEEIEELHSDSGYGLRMRFLLGAVPLERWQERQERLGRFFAKGMRAELKQLDEQRLDVLLLPAGEA from the coding sequence ATGAAGGATTTCTTCTCCCCCGGCAGCCTCGTCACCATCGCCGGAGGCGTGCTGACCGTGGTCGGTGCCACCGCTTACGCCACCGGAAGCGCCAACCTCAGCCTGCCCACGATCTTCTACGGAATCCCGATCTTGCTGGGGGGGCTGGCCCTGAAATCATCGGAGCTGCCACCCGCCATCCGGGTGACACCGATCAAGACGTTTCAAAAGGAACGCGAAGCTGCGGCACCAGAACTGGGCAAGTTGCTCGGCGATGTGACGCGCTGGCGCTATGGCCAGAAGGCCCACCTGGAGTCGTCGCTGGAAGCGCTCAAACTCTGGGATGAAGACACTCCACCGCAGTTGGAAGAGATCGAAGAGCTGCATTCCGACAGCGGCTACGGCCTGCGGATGCGTTTCCTGCTGGGGGCCGTTCCCCTCGAACGCTGGCAGGAGCGACAGGAGCGGCTGGGGCGTTTCTTCGCCAAGGGGATGCGAGCGGAACTCAAGCAACTTGATGAACAACGGCTGGACGTTCTTCTGCTTCCAGCGGGTGAGGCCTAA
- a CDS encoding precorrin-6A/cobalt-precorrin-6A reductase, whose protein sequence is MQGPANDQRRVLLLAGTGDGPRLVKELFRRNWRVSVSVVTATAAKAYAGLPVEHISIGALQGVGGIKAALHQAGPFRWVVDATHPFAACISHDLVTACADIDQPLLRYERRFEPLGAASLVADAEALAAQSLQGQRLLLAIGGRHLPALTAAVRRAGAIPYGRALPSPDGLRAALRAGLPPDHLAVVRPLQGEVPGAIERSLCRRWGIDVVLCRQSGGVTEQLWHQLTTDLGLSLQLLRRPSPPDGMACVEDVSSLIDRLERD, encoded by the coding sequence ATGCAAGGCCCCGCGAATGACCAGCGCCGTGTGCTGCTGCTGGCTGGAACCGGTGATGGGCCGCGCTTGGTGAAAGAGCTCTTCCGCCGCAATTGGCGTGTGAGTGTGAGTGTGGTGACGGCAACCGCAGCAAAGGCCTACGCGGGATTGCCTGTGGAGCACATCTCAATTGGAGCTCTGCAGGGCGTTGGCGGAATCAAGGCAGCTCTGCATCAGGCCGGCCCTTTCCGTTGGGTGGTGGATGCCACGCATCCTTTTGCGGCTTGCATCAGCCATGACCTGGTCACGGCCTGTGCGGATATCGACCAACCGTTGCTGCGTTATGAGCGTCGCTTTGAACCGCTTGGAGCTGCCTCACTGGTGGCGGATGCCGAGGCATTGGCCGCCCAGTCGCTGCAGGGCCAACGCCTGTTGCTGGCCATCGGAGGTCGTCATCTTCCAGCTTTAACTGCTGCTGTGCGCCGCGCCGGAGCCATCCCCTATGGCCGTGCGCTTCCCTCCCCCGATGGATTACGCGCTGCTCTGCGGGCGGGGCTTCCCCCGGATCACCTGGCAGTAGTGCGCCCTCTGCAAGGGGAGGTGCCGGGGGCGATCGAGCGGTCTCTTTGCCGTCGCTGGGGCATCGACGTGGTGCTCTGCCGCCAGTCCGGTGGCGTGACGGAACAGCTATGGCATCAGCTCACCACAGATCTTGGGCTGAGCTTGCAGCTGTTGCGGCGTCCTTCCCCCCCCGATGGGATGGCTTGTGTGGAGGATGTGAGCAGCCTGATAGATCGGCTTGAGCGTGATTGA
- the cutA gene encoding divalent-cation tolerance protein CutA, producing the protein MIETSGLVLALTTEANAERAQQLAEALLERHLVACLSIHPVQSFYRWEGELQVSHEVQLLMKTSAQHVDALRSAVLELHSYDTPEWLCWPVTASPAYGSWAIAELSSDASPPAA; encoded by the coding sequence GTGATTGAAACGAGTGGGCTTGTGCTGGCCCTCACCACGGAAGCGAACGCTGAGCGCGCCCAACAGCTGGCAGAGGCCTTGTTGGAGCGCCATCTCGTGGCCTGTTTGTCCATCCACCCCGTTCAGTCGTTCTATCGCTGGGAGGGGGAGCTGCAGGTGTCCCATGAGGTCCAACTGCTGATGAAGACTTCCGCCCAGCATGTGGATGCGCTGCGCTCGGCCGTCTTGGAGCTGCACAGCTACGACACCCCTGAGTGGTTGTGCTGGCCGGTGACGGCATCACCGGCCTATGGATCCTGGGCAATCGCTGAGCTCAGTTCAGATGCGTCTCCGCCAGCTGCTTGA